DNA from Streptomyces sp. NBC_01260:
TGGGCGCAGGGCCGGCTTCCCACGCCGCACGGGCCGCTCGGCGTGGAGTGGAACCAGGACGGCGGGACCTTCGCCCTGACCGTGCGGGTCCCACCGGGTACGCGCGGCTCGGTGGCCCTGCCCACGGACGGACGGCACGTCACGGTGCGCTCCGGACGGAGGATCCTGTGGAAGGACGACCGGGCGTACGGACCCGGGGTGCACGGCGACAGCCGGCGTGTGACGGTCACCGGTCTCACCCACGGCACGCATCACCTCACCCTCGTGCACACGCGCTGAGCCGCACCGGGGCCGTGCGGTCAAGGGTCCGGGGGACCGGTACCCGGCCCCCGGGAGCAGCCGGTCGTCCGTCTGCCGGTACTCGTCGGCCGGTCGCCCTCCCGCCCGTCGCGTTCGGCGATCCTGCTCCTGCCCGGCCCTGTCAGGCGGCGTAAGCGGACATCGTCAGGGTCTCGGAAAGGACGCGCCACAGAGCCCAGGCACCCGCACGGCTCGCCGCACTGCACAGCGTCCTCTCCGTGCACCGGGTCGGTCTGTTCTGCCAGGCGCTGACCACCAGGCAGTGCAGACCGAGGCTGCGGGTGAACGCGAAACGGATGTGGAGGCCCTCGCCCAGGTCATGGCCGGGAAGCGTCGCGATCTGAAGGCTGTCGTACCCGATCGCCTCCACCCGGACCGGGTTTCCGCCCAGCAGTTCGCATTCGTCCGCCGGACGGATCACGGCCGGGCAGTCACCGCTCACCGGGAACAGCCAGAAGTTGTCGGTGAGCTGTCCGCGCACGTCGTGGGGGCTGGTGAACGGATGGAAGCCCAGCGAGTAGCCGTACCGGTACAGTTGGTCCGGACCGGTGGGCTGTGCCCCGGCGTAGGACGGGGACGGCAGCACCGCGAGCAGGAGCGCGGCCACGAGCAGGCCGGCCGGTGCGGCACGGGCCGGCGCCCTGCCCGCCCTCACGGCGGAGCCGCGGAACGCCCGGCGCCGCGTGCGGCCGTCCTTCCGCATCAGCACCTCCCGAAGTGCAAACATGAGCCAAGTGGAAGGTATGCGCTGATGTGGGCGTCGGCATCTCGGCACCCGTCTGTACCCGTCAGGGGTGGCGGGCGGGGAACGGGCGGTGCGGGGCCCGGAACGGTGGTTACCTGCCCGCTGTCACGGCCTTGAGCTCGTCGAGCGACTCACGGATGAGCTGTGGCATGTCCGGCCGGCCGGTTCCGCCGATCCAACGCTCGAACGTCACCTTGAAGACCGCGATCCCCGCCTCGGCGGCCAGGCTCGCGGCCGGGTCCGCGACGCCTCGCCGACGCAGCGTGTCAGCGATTGCCGCGGACAGCCTCGCGAGCTTGATCAGCTCGCGTTCCTGCAGCTCGGCGTTAGCGGCGATGATCTTTTGGCGCTGCGTGGCGTACTCGTGACGGTCCTGGAAGACGGCCGCGGCAGCATCGAGTGCCGCGGCGACGGCGTCGATCGGCGCCGCGGACCCGGGCACGCCCGCGAGCGTGTCCACGAAGAGGTCCTGCAGGCTGGACGCGCCCGCGAACAGGACCTCTCGCTTGTCGGCGAAGTGCCTGAAGAACGTCCGCTCCGTGAGCCCCGCACGCCTGGCGATCTCGGTCACGGTCGTCTGTTCGAACCCGCGCTCGCTGTAGAGATCCATCGCGGCCTGTTCCAGCCTGCCGCGTGCGTTCGGCTCCCATCGACTCATGGTGGCGATTCTATGTGATGACAGTGACTGGCATCAGGTGTACGTTGATGACAGTCGCTGACATCGGCTGTCCGCCGCGCCCGTCGCGGCGTGGACGGCCGGCTACCCGGGAGGTTTCCCATGCGTGTGTTCATCACCGGAGCGTCCGGCTGGATCGGTTCCGCCGTCGTTCCCGAGCTCATCGGCGCGGGCCATCAGGTCGTCGGACTCGCTCGCTCGGACGCCTCGGCCGCCGCGCTCGACGCGGCCGGGGCCGAGGTGCGGCGTGGTGATCTCGACGATCTCGACGGCCTGCGGAGCGCGGCTGACGCCTCGGACGGCGTGATCCACCTCGCGTTCAAGCACGACATCGCCTTCTCGGGGAACTTCCAGGGTGCCGCCGATGCGGACCGTGCGGCCATCGAGGTATTCGGCGAGGTGCTCGCGGGTTCCGACCGGCCCTTCGTCATCGCCTCCGGGACGATGGGGCTCGCGCCGGGGCGGGTCGGGACCGAGCGGGACGGGCGGAGTTCCGATGCCGCTGTGCCGTTCGAGGGGGCACGGGCCCGTTTGGCCAATGCGCAGTTGACGCTCTCCCTCGCTTCCCGCGGTGTCCGCTCATCCGTGGTGCGGCTGCCCCCGACGGTGCACGGAGCGCTTCGCCACGGCCGTGGTCATGCTGATCGACACCGCTCTCCTCTTCGCCGTCTGACACCGGGGTCCGTCCCCACAACGGAATTGACCGTTCTTCAGGCAAGCAGTCACAGATGTCGCTGATCGTGCCGGACTTCGACGAGTCCGTACTCGTCCGCTCCGCCGACGCCGAAGTGATCGGCCGGGCACCCACCACCATCAGGCTGCTGGCCGACAGCAGTTCGACCGGCGGCGCGCTGTCCACCCAGCGGGTCAGTCTGACCAACGGCGCGGACGGCGCCAAGCCGCACCACCACTCGCGGTCGGCCGAGCTGTTCTACGTACTGGACGGCACGGCCCAACTGCTCTCCGGCGAGCAGCTCGTGACCGCCGAACGCGGCGACCTCGTCATCGTCCCGCCCGGCCTCGCGCACGCCTTCGCCGCCGCGCCCGGAGAGGACGCCGACATCCTCATCGTCATCACCCCGGGCGTCGAACGCTTCGAGTACTTCCGCCACCTGGAGTGCATCGCCTACGGCAAGGTGCCGCCGGAGAGCCTGCTGGAGGTCCAGGAGCTGTACGACACCCACTTCCTCAACAGCGAGGCCTGGAGCAAAGCCCGGGGGTGACACGGGATCCGGCGGGCGGTGGGGGAGCGGGCCCGACCGGTGGCCGGCCGCGCTGCCACGCGGCACCGGGCGGCCACCGGCGCGGAAGGCCGACCTTCACACACGATCTCCTCGCCGGCGCGAAGCGGCGTGGACCCTCTAGACGATCGATTCCAAGGGGTCAGTGGTCGTAGGCGGTCAGTGAGCGTAGGACGGGCTGGCTGGTGTGCCGCTGTGCCAGATCGCGGCCGTCAGCGCGAGGATGCGTTGCATGACGCGGACGACCACGCCGCCCGGTGTGCGGCCTCGGTGCTGTTCGAGGTCAAGCTGGCCCTTGAAGGTCTCGATGACCTACCGCAATGGCTTGAACAGGGGTGCCCCGGCCCGCTCCGGCTCGCCCTTGCGGGCCGGCCTCAGCAGCCGGATGTCCTGCTCGGCCAACTCTGGTGCTCGAAGGCGCGGCCGAAGTAGTTCTTGTCGCCGATCAGCGTCTGCCCGGCCCGCGCGGCGACCAGTTCCGGTTCGGCGGCGAGCAGGTCCAGCAGGGTCTCGTGTTCGTCGGCCTTGGCCCCGGTCAGCGCGAAGGCGATGGGCAGGCCCTGCAGGGTGCACACCAGGTGCGGCGCAGGCCCCAGAAGAAGCGGCTGTGGCTGGCGCAGTACCCGTACTCGGCCCATCCGGCCAGGTCGGAGCGCTTGACGGTCTCGCGGGAGCGTCCGCACTCCACCGGCGTGGAGTCCACGATCCACACGTCATCACTCCATACAGAGGTGTCGGTTGCCAGCACCCGGGTCACCCGCCGCAGCAGCTCGGTCGCCTTGCGCAGGCGCTTGTTGTAGCCGGGCTGCTTGGGCAGATAGGGGAAGAGATGCCGCAGGTGGGCGCGGGCGTGGCGGAGCCACTTGGCCTCGGAGGTGAAGCCCAGCATGGCCTGCATCATCGCGAGCGTGACCAGCTCGGCATCGGTCAGTTGCGGGGCGATCCCGACCGCAGGACGCCAGGGCGCCAGGTGCGGTGAGTCCTTCAGCAGGTCGTCGGTCTTCACATAGAGTGCGGTGGCGAGGGAGTCCAACTCTGTCTTCACACACTGACGTTGGACTCCCTCCTTCCAACCCCGCGGGCGATTCTCTGGAACGGATCAGCATCTGGAGATCGATGGCTCCCGCGGCCTCAGGCGCCCACGGTCCCGTCGACACCTTCACGCAGAAAGTCCGCGTGCCCGTTGTGGCGGCCGTACTCCAGAAGCACGTGCACCATCACCATCCGCAGCGACACCTCCTCGCCCCATCGTGGCTGATACCCGGCCTGGTCCAGGGACTCAGCCTCCCGCTCGATACGGCGCGAGTTCTCCACCTCGGCATCCCAGGCCACGAACGCCTCGTCCCTGGTCGACGCACTCGCGTCGTACGCTGCCTGAAAGTCGGTCTTGTCGGACCAGACCATGGGCGCGTCGTTGTCCTCGAACA
Protein-coding regions in this window:
- a CDS encoding cupin domain-containing protein, with amino-acid sequence MSLIVPDFDESVLVRSADAEVIGRAPTTIRLLADSSSTGGALSTQRVSLTNGADGAKPHHHSRSAELFYVLDGTAQLLSGEQLVTAERGDLVIVPPGLAHAFAAAPGEDADILIVITPGVERFEYFRHLECIAYGKVPPESLLEVQELYDTHFLNSEAWSKARG
- a CDS encoding TetR family transcriptional regulator, yielding MSRWEPNARGRLEQAAMDLYSERGFEQTTVTEIARRAGLTERTFFRHFADKREVLFAGASSLQDLFVDTLAGVPGSAAPIDAVAAALDAAAAVFQDRHEYATQRQKIIAANAELQERELIKLARLSAAIADTLRRRGVADPAASLAAEAGIAVFKVTFERWIGGTGRPDMPQLIRESLDELKAVTAGR
- a CDS encoding DinB family protein, which produces MTSDNRIGPPSFGSERDVLRAFLDYHRATLAMKCEGLTDEELRQQSMPPSTLSLLGLVRHMAEVERAWFRRVFEDNDAPMVWSDKTDFQAAYDASASTRDEAFVAWDAEVENSRRIEREAESLDQAGYQPRWGEEVSLRMVMVHVLLEYGRHNGHADFLREGVDGTVGA